TACAATTAGCTTAAAACTCATGCTGAGTTTGAAATTGTTTCGGTCTATAATGTGAAACACCAATGAATCGGACAGTGTCTAGTTGGTGAACCGAATTTAAACATTTCAAAAAGCACGAAGACCATAGAGAGAGATCTATATTTCTATCTTTAACGACTTAATTCTTATTCAAAACACCACAAAACTAATCCTAATTAAGGCAACAGACTCACACATGATCAAAATATATTCTCTCAGCTGCCGGACATAAAATAACAAGTGAACGAAATGCATATGAAATGAAATCATGGATGTAATAGACCACCATTCCCACAGTCACCACTTCCACCACCCAGGCCCCCGGTGGAGCCTCCACCAGCACCAGCACCAGCACCACCTCCTCCTGCCCCTCCACCGACTCCACCACCGATGCCTCCAATGCCATCGCCAAGACCTCCTAACCCACCACCACTTCCACCACCAATGCCCCCGGTGGTGCCTCCTCCTGCCCCTCCACCGACTCCACCACCGATCCCTCCAATGCCGCCACCAAGACCTCCTAACCCACCTGCACCACCAAGTCCACTAGTGACACCTCCAATTGCACCAACTCCACCCCCAATACCAGCAAAAGCGCCAGTTCCACCAGCACCAGCCAAGCCGCCCACGCCTCCAAAGGCAACGAAGTTCTTTTGGTCATTCAGACCACTGTCATTAGGCAAATTTCTAGCAGCTGAACTAGAACGTACAACTGCCAAAACAAGGACTAACATGATAAACCACCTTGCCatttctctccctctcgaacACTTCCTTTTAGTATCGAAGTAGTGGTACTGTGGTTGGATCTCAATCCGGCAATGCCTTTATAGAGAATGTAAGTTGCTGGGGACGGTTGTAGTGTTAAATGAATATGGATGCTAGTCCATATCATCTAACCATCtgcattaattattttttcatagatgcaaagaaaatatataaaatatacaaatagtgATAAACAAATGGTTAAAATTCACTGAAAAAGTTCTTACAGCTTACTATTGTGGTTAAAGAAAGAAGTGAAGGATCATACATT
This sequence is a window from Mangifera indica cultivar Alphonso chromosome 5, CATAS_Mindica_2.1, whole genome shotgun sequence. Protein-coding genes within it:
- the LOC123216303 gene encoding glycine-rich protein 5-like encodes the protein MARWFIMLVLVLAVVRSSSAARNLPNDSGLNDQKNFVAFGGVGGLAGAGGTGAFAGIGGGVGAIGGVTSGLGGAGGLGGLGGGIGGIGGGVGGGAGGGTTGGIGGGSGGGLGGLGDGIGGIGSTGGLGGGSGIGGVGGLGGGSGLGGLGGLGGPIGLGGAGGVGGLGSLGGGVGGGAGAGGGVGGGSGVLPFP